From Toxorhynchites rutilus septentrionalis strain SRP chromosome 2, ASM2978413v1, whole genome shotgun sequence, a single genomic window includes:
- the LOC129769295 gene encoding uncharacterized protein LOC129769295 — MANVNVTATIEPYRKGMPFGEWVERLEFYFTLNDVVDEAKRAYFVTLSGPVIFHELKLLFPTRNLVTVSYDDMIARLRTRLDKTESDLIQRLKFNNRMQQPDESVEDFVLSVKLQAEFCSFGDFKDLAIRDRILAGVREKSLRGRLLNEENLTLAIAEKIIATWELAGKNAKNLNSNNEDQYGQIVSMQQASPKIGSAMNKLMAVCNAVNANNEREHLNSPRVPLKERLGYKPYDQKLDHTVRSRGQSWRETEKFRPGEWRQKLSYADVICHFCGMKGHVKRKCFKLKNMRRGAVNLVSQYQSGPSDDHSISDLLSRMRTEDSDSDNEDTGGNGNWKRSPNGSSKSAEVHY; from the exons ATGGCTAATGTGAATGTAACAGCCACTATTGAACCCTATCGTAAGGGTATGCCTTTTGGCGAATGGGTCGAAAGATTAGAATTTTATTTCACCTTGAACGATGTTGTCGATGAGGCTAAAAGAGCATATTTTGTAACCCTCAGTGGTCCGGTAATATTCCACGAGTTAAAGTTACTCTTCCCAACTAGAAATTTGGTTACGGTGTCCTACGATGATATGATCGCCAGGTTACGGACCAGGTTAGATAAAACTGAATCTGACCTGATCCAAAGATTAAAATTCAACAATCGCATGCAACAACCGGATGAATCAGTTGAAGACTTTGTTCTGTCGGTCAAGCTACAGGCAGAGTTCTGCTCTTTTGGCGATTTCAAAGATCTCGCTATTAGAGATCGTATTTTGGCGGGGGTGCGTGAAAAATCCCTCCGAGGAAGATTATTAAATGAGGAAAACCTTACTCTTGCCATAGCAGAAAAAATTATTGCAACCTGGGAGCTAGCCggtaaaaatgcaaaaaatttgaatagtAATAACGAAGACCAATATGGTCAGATAGTTTCAATGCAACAAGCTTCCCCAAAGATAGGATCAGCTATGAATAAATTGATGGCAGTTTGTAACGCAGTTAATGCAAACAACGAAAGGGAACATTTAAATTCGCCTCGGGTACCTCTTAAGGAACGATTGGGTTACAAGCCATATGACCAGAAACTCGACCACACTGTTAGATCAAGAGGACAAAGCTGGAGAGAAACGGAAAAATTTCGACCTGGTGAGTGGAGACAGAAGCTGAGCTATGCGGACGTGATTTGCCACTTTTGCGGGATGAAGGGACACGTGAAGCGCAAGTGcttcaaattgaaaaacatgagGCGAGGAGCAGTTAATCTGGTGAGCCAGTATCAGTCGGGACCAAGTGACGATCACAGCATCTCAGATTTACTAAGCCGTATGCGGACGGAGGACTCAGACAGCGATAATGAAGATACAG gtGGAAACGGAAACTGGAAACGTTCGCCTAATGGCTCATCGAAATCAGCTGAGGTTCACTACTGA